The proteins below come from a single Holdemania massiliensis genomic window:
- a CDS encoding carbohydrate ABC transporter permease, which translates to MSKVPSVRKRSKFKQFYERYKAYLYLSPAILVMLVFVLYPLIKVFRMGFYTKYNYLTEVGKGFGFKAFEHVLLDPSFQLALKNTLIIFGVGLPISLIIALVIAVLINSKVKFKGVFQTVYFLPYVTSIIAIGIVFRWLFHSEYGYINYFLTLFGIPAMKWLSDPKLAIWAVTIFYIWSGLAFKIVLFLAGLQKIDEQYYQAARIDGASKLRTFFHVTLPLLSPTLWMVIMVSVIYAFKLYNEIFSLFSGQAGPANSAITVVYYIYDMFYNRNQVHYASAAAIILFIIITVVTMIQNKVSKRFIHYN; encoded by the coding sequence ATGAGTAAGGTTCCGTCAGTGCGAAAACGCTCGAAATTCAAACAGTTTTATGAGCGTTATAAAGCTTATTTGTATTTGTCGCCGGCTATTCTGGTGATGCTTGTCTTTGTGCTGTATCCGCTGATTAAGGTCTTTCGGATGGGTTTCTATACGAAATACAATTATTTGACAGAGGTTGGCAAGGGATTCGGCTTCAAAGCTTTTGAACATGTATTGCTGGATCCGTCGTTTCAGCTGGCGTTAAAAAATACGCTGATCATCTTTGGTGTGGGTTTGCCGATATCGTTGATCATCGCATTGGTGATCGCGGTATTGATCAACTCCAAAGTGAAATTTAAGGGTGTCTTTCAGACGGTCTACTTTCTGCCGTATGTGACCTCGATCATTGCGATCGGTATTGTCTTCCGCTGGCTGTTCCATTCGGAATACGGCTATATCAATTACTTTTTGACACTGTTTGGCATCCCGGCGATGAAATGGCTGTCGGATCCGAAACTGGCAATTTGGGCGGTGACGATCTTTTATATCTGGAGCGGTCTGGCGTTTAAGATCGTGCTGTTTCTGGCCGGTCTTCAGAAGATCGACGAACAATATTACCAAGCCGCAAGAATCGATGGGGCAAGTAAGCTGCGGACATTCTTTCATGTCACGCTGCCGCTGCTGTCACCTACACTGTGGATGGTCATCATGGTTTCGGTCATTTATGCCTTTAAGCTGTACAATGAGATTTTCTCCTTGTTTTCCGGACAGGCAGGCCCAGCCAACAGCGCGATCACCGTGGTTTACTACATCTACGATATGTTCTATAACCGCAATCAGGTGCATTACGCCTCGGCTGCCGCAATTATCCTGTTCATCATTATCACTGTCGTAACGATGATCCAGAACAAGGTCTCCAAGCGATTTATTCATTATAACTAG
- a CDS encoding ABC transporter ATP-binding protein, with translation MQVQLVDLVKDFGQTVAVDHVNLTIKDGALTGLLGPSGCGKSTTLYMISGLEQPTSGKIYFDGEDVTDVPAEERGIGLVFQNYALYPHMTVQQNIMFPLVNAKVKKEEALARCMEMAKLVKVDDLLKRKPSQLSGGQQQRVAIARALVKQPKVLLLDEPLSNLDARLRLEMREEIRRIQKETGVTTIFVTHDQEEAMSITDEIVLMKKGVIQQQCFPQRMYLEPVNQFVAGFLGNPPMNFVEVNAEGGKIVFNETQYAVQEDISGPVLAGIRPESFTLGKEMTVLVESVEIRGRDQLITFKLNDTPVHALIDSVHLVQAGAPLSLAIKGQRIYLFDKETGKRLNKEFNYE, from the coding sequence ATGCAAGTCCAATTAGTCGATCTGGTAAAAGATTTTGGTCAGACCGTTGCGGTTGATCATGTCAATTTAACGATTAAAGACGGAGCCTTAACCGGGCTGTTAGGACCATCCGGCTGCGGGAAATCGACAACTCTGTATATGATTTCAGGGTTGGAGCAACCGACATCCGGAAAGATTTACTTTGATGGGGAAGATGTTACTGATGTTCCCGCAGAGGAGCGCGGGATTGGCTTGGTTTTTCAGAACTATGCACTTTATCCGCACATGACGGTGCAACAGAATATCATGTTTCCATTGGTCAATGCCAAAGTTAAAAAAGAGGAAGCTTTGGCGCGGTGCATGGAAATGGCGAAGCTGGTAAAGGTCGATGATCTGCTTAAACGTAAACCATCCCAACTTTCCGGCGGTCAGCAGCAGCGCGTAGCGATTGCGCGGGCTTTGGTCAAACAGCCGAAAGTCTTACTGCTGGATGAACCGCTGTCCAATTTGGATGCCCGGCTGCGCTTGGAAATGCGGGAAGAAATTCGCCGGATTCAAAAAGAAACTGGAGTTACGACGATCTTTGTTACGCATGATCAGGAAGAGGCCATGAGCATCACTGATGAAATCGTGCTGATGAAAAAAGGTGTGATTCAGCAGCAATGTTTCCCGCAGCGGATGTATCTGGAACCGGTCAATCAGTTTGTGGCCGGATTCTTGGGAAATCCACCGATGAATTTTGTGGAAGTGAATGCTGAAGGCGGAAAAATTGTATTCAATGAAACGCAGTATGCTGTTCAGGAAGACATCAGCGGTCCTGTTCTGGCAGGCATTCGGCCGGAATCCTTTACGCTGGGCAAGGAAATGACAGTCCTGGTGGAATCCGTGGAAATCCGCGGCCGGGATCAGCTGATTACCTTCAAGCTGAATGATACGCCGGTGCATGCTTTGATTGACAGTGTGCATCTTGTTCAGGCCGGAGCTCCGCTTTCTTTGGCGATCAAAGGTCAGCGTATCTATCTGTTTGACAAGGAAACCGGAAAGCGGCTGAATAAGGAATTTAACTATGAGTAA
- a CDS encoding transketolase family protein: MAKIATREAYGKALAELVSENENIVVLDADLSGSTKSGMAKKVAPERHCNMGIAEGNMMSVAAGLAACGNTVFASSFAMFAVGRAYEQIRNSIGYPQLNVKICASHAGISVGEDGASHQTFEDIALMRGIPGMKVICPCDAVEAEAAVKAVAAVEGPCFVRLGRSAVEVIHDENYHFEIGKADVLQEGQDVVILATGLEVQEAMKACESLKAQGITPTLINIHTIKPIDAETIVHYAEKAKLIVTCEEHSIIGGLGSAVAEVLSEQCPRKLVRVGQRDVYGESGKPAELLHKYKMDSDAIVEAVVNNLK, translated from the coding sequence ATGGCTAAGATTGCAACTCGGGAAGCTTATGGAAAAGCACTGGCGGAGCTGGTCAGTGAAAATGAAAATATCGTCGTGCTCGATGCCGATCTCAGCGGATCGACGAAATCCGGCATGGCTAAGAAAGTTGCGCCAGAGCGTCATTGCAACATGGGTATTGCGGAAGGCAATATGATGTCAGTCGCAGCAGGTTTAGCGGCTTGCGGCAACACGGTATTTGCCAGCAGCTTTGCGATGTTTGCAGTCGGCCGGGCTTATGAACAAATCCGCAACAGCATCGGTTATCCGCAGCTGAATGTGAAGATTTGTGCTTCACACGCGGGAATTTCAGTTGGCGAAGACGGCGCGTCGCATCAGACGTTTGAAGATATTGCCTTAATGCGCGGTATTCCGGGCATGAAGGTCATCTGTCCTTGCGATGCTGTAGAAGCAGAAGCGGCTGTTAAAGCCGTGGCAGCGGTTGAGGGGCCATGCTTTGTGCGGTTAGGCCGCAGTGCCGTGGAAGTGATTCATGATGAAAACTATCATTTTGAAATTGGGAAAGCGGACGTATTGCAGGAAGGACAGGATGTTGTCATTCTGGCGACTGGCCTGGAAGTCCAGGAAGCCATGAAAGCCTGCGAGAGCCTGAAAGCTCAGGGCATTACACCGACTTTGATCAATATTCATACGATTAAGCCAATTGATGCTGAAACGATCGTTCACTATGCGGAAAAAGCGAAGCTGATCGTAACCTGTGAAGAGCACAGCATTATCGGGGGCTTAGGCAGTGCGGTTGCGGAAGTTCTGAGCGAACAATGTCCGCGCAAGCTTGTTCGTGTAGGACAGCGGGATGTTTATGGTGAAAGCGGAAAACCGGCAGAACTGCTGCATAAATACAAAATGGACAGCGATGCCATCGTTGAAGCCGTTGTCAACAATTTAAAATAG
- a CDS encoding transketolase, with product MNQTEMKKIAAEVRKNIIRMTCAAQSGHPGGSLSAVEILVSLYFNEMKINEENVNDVCRDKFVLSKGHASPVLYSVLKEKGFISQDDLMTFRKIDSEIQGHPNMSIKGVDMSTGSLGQGLSCAVGMALSYKIHHQDFRVYALVGDGESEEGQIWEAAMAAAHYKLDNLVAILDFNGLQIDGKITDVMNPTPFDTKFKAFGWNVIEVDGHDYDQLEAAYAAARECKGKPTLILAHTVKGKGVSFMENKANWHGVAPKPEEAEAAIKELEDQING from the coding sequence ATGAATCAAACTGAAATGAAGAAGATTGCTGCGGAAGTGCGTAAAAATATTATTCGCATGACCTGTGCAGCACAGTCGGGCCATCCAGGCGGATCCTTGTCGGCAGTAGAAATTCTGGTTTCTCTGTATTTTAATGAAATGAAGATTAACGAGGAAAATGTCAACGATGTCTGCCGCGATAAATTTGTTTTGTCCAAAGGACATGCTTCTCCGGTTCTCTATTCTGTTTTAAAGGAAAAAGGGTTTATTTCACAGGACGATCTGATGACCTTTAGAAAGATCGATTCTGAGATCCAGGGACATCCGAACATGAGCATCAAAGGAGTGGACATGTCAACGGGATCGTTGGGACAAGGTTTGTCTTGTGCGGTCGGTATGGCGTTATCCTATAAAATCCATCATCAGGATTTCCGTGTTTATGCCTTGGTGGGAGATGGCGAAAGTGAAGAAGGCCAGATCTGGGAAGCAGCAATGGCTGCAGCCCACTACAAATTAGACAATCTTGTTGCGATTTTGGACTTCAACGGATTACAGATTGACGGTAAGATTACCGATGTCATGAATCCAACTCCTTTTGATACAAAATTTAAAGCTTTTGGCTGGAATGTCATCGAAGTCGACGGACATGACTACGATCAGCTTGAAGCCGCTTATGCCGCAGCCAGAGAATGCAAGGGCAAACCGACCTTAATCTTGGCTCATACAGTAAAAGGCAAAGGTGTTTCCTTTATGGAAAACAAAGCAAACTGGCATGGTGTAGCGCCAAAGCCAGAAGAGGCAGAAGCTGCGATTAAGGAATTGGAGGATCAGATCAATGGCTAA
- a CDS encoding AAA family ATPase — MKNVNIPICTSNFAEIRQKDYYYIDKTGLIEELLRTPSTKVTLITRPRRFGKTLGMSMMAEFFDIKKDSSSLFEGLSIYKNKELCQTWMNQYPTLFVTLREIDGLDYNKAFSRLTSIISELYNQYYYLIESNKFTIHEKAAFDRIAGMNASSDEIESGLARLTKMMSVYYDKPVILLIDEYDVPLAKASAKGYYSEMLDTVRRMMSLLKDNPALQFAIITGCLQIVKESIFTGTNNFVTDTISDSRLDEYFGFTQMDVDKILMDTELTCHGDEIKAWYDGYHFGEHDVYCPWDVMNHVKNLLLNPDTPPASYWEHTSHNDIIYQFISTTEADINEKFERLLNGGSIIEQIEPNLTYDILHSSERNIWTLLYYTGYLTKMRQEDIPETLDSEYCALTIPNSEIRRLFKKSVDEWFLAKTEASDRSELFDALWNGDVARLQEYINNTLFDKISYHDYQENFYHAFLAGQLSRKGYVVNSNREEGLGRSDITVKDRKNRRAIVIETKVTDSEGKLESACNTALQQIVEKQYALAIKKAGYQQVLSFGIAFYQKQCFVKVA, encoded by the coding sequence ATGAAAAATGTGAATATCCCTATTTGTACTTCTAATTTTGCCGAAATCCGACAAAAAGATTATTACTATATTGATAAAACAGGTCTCATCGAAGAATTATTACGAACACCAAGCACAAAAGTTACCTTAATAACCCGACCTAGACGTTTCGGGAAAACGCTTGGCATGAGCATGATGGCTGAGTTTTTTGATATCAAAAAAGATAGCAGTTCGTTATTTGAAGGATTGTCAATTTACAAAAATAAAGAACTATGCCAAACATGGATGAATCAGTATCCTACCCTTTTTGTTACGTTACGTGAAATCGATGGTCTGGACTATAATAAAGCTTTTAGTAGACTCACTTCGATTATCTCCGAGTTATACAATCAATATTATTACCTCATAGAGAGTAATAAATTCACAATTCATGAAAAAGCAGCCTTTGATCGTATCGCCGGAATGAATGCCTCGTCAGACGAGATTGAAAGCGGCCTCGCAAGGTTAACCAAAATGATGTCTGTTTATTACGACAAACCGGTTATCCTTCTTATTGATGAATACGATGTTCCCTTGGCAAAAGCAAGTGCGAAAGGATATTATTCCGAGATGTTAGATACTGTGCGTAGGATGATGTCCTTACTTAAAGACAATCCTGCCCTACAATTCGCCATCATAACAGGATGTCTGCAGATCGTCAAAGAGAGCATTTTCACCGGAACTAATAATTTTGTGACCGACACAATCTCTGACTCACGGCTTGATGAATATTTTGGATTTACGCAGATGGATGTAGACAAGATCTTGATGGATACTGAGCTTACCTGTCATGGTGATGAAATTAAAGCTTGGTATGACGGATATCACTTCGGCGAACATGATGTCTATTGTCCATGGGATGTGATGAACCATGTTAAAAATCTTTTACTGAATCCAGATACACCCCCAGCCAGCTATTGGGAACACACTAGCCACAATGATATTATTTATCAGTTTATCAGTACCACGGAAGCGGATATCAATGAGAAATTTGAAAGACTTCTTAATGGAGGCTCAATCATTGAACAGATTGAGCCCAACCTTACCTACGACATCCTTCATTCATCAGAAAGAAACATTTGGACTTTACTGTACTATACCGGTTATTTAACGAAAATGCGTCAGGAAGATATTCCAGAAACTTTAGATTCAGAGTACTGTGCTTTGACCATACCCAACTCTGAAATTCGCCGCTTATTTAAGAAAAGCGTTGACGAATGGTTTCTGGCAAAAACAGAAGCCAGCGATCGATCAGAACTATTCGATGCATTATGGAATGGCGATGTCGCTCGGCTGCAAGAATATATCAACAATACACTTTTTGATAAAATTAGTTATCATGACTATCAAGAAAACTTCTACCATGCATTTCTAGCTGGTCAGCTCTCACGGAAAGGATATGTCGTGAATTCCAATCGTGAAGAAGGACTTGGACGATCCGACATCACCGTTAAGGATCGAAAGAACCGCCGAGCCATTGTCATTGAAACCAAGGTTACCGATTCAGAAGGAAAGCTTGAATCAGCCTGTAACACCGCACTCCAGCAGATTGTAGAAAAACAATATGCCCTCGCTATAAAAAAAGCGGGATATCAACAAGTCCTCTCCTTCGGCATTGCCTTTTATCAAAAGCAATGTTTTGTTAAAGTTGCATGA
- a CDS encoding phosphotransferase encodes MISYKEFEVIRTMLKGEDITTAEKIYTNKHYYVFKSVDEVTELLAGLEKKGYIADGKVTQDGLDEISTLKVENAVILAAGGSDISAKSVYSMPKGLFMKNGETLIERQIRQLREAGIQNITVVIAYKQELYFFLQDKWGVNLEINPDLKKNNIYSLYVAKKHLGSTYILNCDNYFEENPFSQYEYNSFHATVYKENADNELLVRKNASGRILSVYSGAKSGECIYGHAYINKELSRRLVKYMDEEIDDFRVSVLFWEEFISRHADNLDMYVREYSADFLYEFDSIQEIQNIEGLFLGNVSDRINQKICEVLKCQEDEISDIVILQKGLTNILFTFVVRGERYIFRYPGDSSQFFIYRKNECVAQKLAAQAHADDTYVYIDESGVKISKYRENCHDLHGVYYEDVELMKAIARKIKAFHDAGMDLSNVEEYDYDPIYQCERLFKEASKMKGDLFKVFEKEWAMMRKLQKYADMDGVKHTMCHNDINIDNVLRTDTTLDIIDWEFAGYNDPGYDFGRVIAGLEYEVDEPKIVDILEAYFGRPATEKEHVHWMAYSAIHNWYYVGWALYKESINESSRDWMLFFFKQSKKLAEWCLERYEKMYGEIE; translated from the coding sequence ATGATTAGTTACAAAGAATTTGAAGTAATCCGCACAATGTTAAAAGGTGAAGATATAACCACCGCAGAGAAAATCTACACTAATAAACACTATTATGTCTTTAAGTCAGTGGATGAAGTGACTGAACTTTTGGCGGGTCTGGAAAAGAAGGGGTATATTGCAGATGGCAAAGTCACGCAGGACGGATTGGATGAAATCTCTACTCTTAAGGTAGAGAATGCTGTAATCCTTGCTGCAGGAGGTTCGGATATATCTGCAAAATCCGTGTATTCGATGCCGAAAGGTTTGTTTATGAAGAACGGTGAAACTTTGATTGAACGTCAGATTCGTCAACTTCGCGAGGCGGGCATTCAGAACATCACAGTTGTAATTGCTTACAAGCAAGAACTTTACTTTTTCCTGCAGGATAAGTGGGGCGTTAATCTTGAAATTAATCCGGATTTAAAAAAGAATAATATTTACTCACTCTATGTTGCAAAGAAACATCTTGGAAGCACATATATTTTGAATTGTGACAATTATTTTGAGGAAAATCCATTTTCACAGTATGAGTACAATTCTTTCCATGCGACTGTTTACAAAGAAAATGCTGATAATGAGCTTCTAGTTCGTAAGAACGCTTCTGGTAGAATCTTAAGTGTGTACAGCGGTGCGAAGAGCGGGGAGTGTATTTATGGGCATGCTTACATAAACAAAGAGCTTAGTCGTAGACTGGTAAAATACATGGATGAAGAAATCGATGATTTTCGTGTGTCTGTACTGTTTTGGGAGGAATTCATTAGCCGACATGCAGACAATTTAGATATGTATGTACGTGAATATTCTGCAGATTTCTTATATGAATTTGACTCTATCCAAGAGATTCAGAATATTGAGGGTCTGTTCCTTGGCAATGTCAGTGACCGTATTAATCAGAAAATCTGCGAGGTTTTAAAATGCCAGGAAGATGAAATTAGCGATATTGTTATTTTGCAAAAAGGTTTAACGAATATTTTGTTCACCTTTGTTGTACGCGGTGAAAGATATATTTTCCGTTATCCCGGAGATAGCAGTCAATTCTTTATTTATCGTAAGAATGAGTGCGTGGCGCAAAAGCTTGCAGCACAGGCTCACGCTGATGACACCTATGTATACATCGATGAGTCTGGTGTAAAGATTTCCAAGTACCGTGAAAACTGCCATGATCTTCATGGAGTTTATTATGAAGATGTAGAACTTATGAAGGCTATAGCTAGAAAAATCAAAGCTTTCCATGATGCTGGTATGGATCTATCCAATGTAGAAGAGTATGATTATGATCCAATTTATCAATGTGAACGTCTTTTCAAGGAGGCATCTAAAATGAAAGGTGACCTCTTTAAGGTATTTGAGAAGGAATGGGCAATGATGCGCAAGCTGCAAAAATATGCTGATATGGATGGCGTCAAGCATACTATGTGCCACAATGATATTAATATTGACAACGTACTTCGTACCGATACGACACTAGATATCATTGACTGGGAGTTTGCTGGGTATAACGATCCAGGATACGACTTCGGACGTGTGATTGCTGGTCTTGAGTACGAAGTGGATGAGCCTAAGATCGTGGACATTCTTGAGGCATATTTTGGACGACCTGCTACAGAGAAGGAACATGTTCATTGGATGGCATATTCCGCAATTCACAATTGGTATTATGTTGGCTGGGCATTATATAAGGAAAGCATAAATGAGAGTAGTCGGGATTGGATGCTGTTCTTCTTCAAACAATCTAAGAAGTTAGCAGAATGGTGTTTGGAGCGATATGAGAAAATGTATGGCGAGATAGAATAA
- a CDS encoding IspD/TarI family cytidylyltransferase — protein sequence MNIAIILAGGTGTRVGADVPKQFIEIMGKPILAYTLEIFQNDDKIDAIEIVCHKDWIDEVRHISDKYGISKTRWITVGGATFQESTLNGVFQLKDKINPDDIVVISFGVSPMTTQDIIDDSIRVCEEHGNAISSEDMVLCTCIKDDEYSTTQNLIRENIKGFSNPWTFKYGELCETYEEAMEQGILDTLEPHTTSVYMALGKRLWFSKSNAMNRKITTREDLDIFEGSLLLQEKRKKEKGK from the coding sequence ATGAACATAGCAATCATTCTTGCCGGGGGTACTGGTACACGAGTCGGAGCCGATGTTCCGAAGCAATTTATAGAAATAATGGGCAAACCTATCCTTGCTTATACACTTGAGATTTTCCAAAATGATGACAAGATTGATGCCATTGAGATTGTATGCCATAAAGATTGGATAGATGAAGTAAGACATATTTCCGATAAATATGGGATAAGTAAAACGAGATGGATAACTGTTGGTGGTGCGACTTTTCAAGAGTCCACATTAAATGGTGTATTCCAGCTAAAGGATAAGATCAATCCCGATGATATTGTTGTTATCAGTTTTGGGGTGTCACCTATGACAACGCAGGATATCATTGACGATAGTATTAGAGTATGCGAGGAACATGGTAATGCTATCTCTTCTGAAGATATGGTACTGTGTACTTGTATTAAGGATGACGAATATAGCACAACACAGAATCTGATTAGAGAAAACATTAAAGGATTCAGTAATCCATGGACATTCAAATACGGGGAATTATGCGAAACGTATGAAGAAGCGATGGAACAAGGGATTCTTGATACTTTAGAACCACACACTACATCGGTCTATATGGCTCTTGGGAAACGTCTTTGGTTCTCAAAGAGTAATGCTATGAATCGGAAAATTACGACACGAGAAGATCTTGATATTTTTGAAGGATCTTTGCTTTTACAAGAAAAACGAAAAAAGGAGAAAGGGAAATGA
- a CDS encoding LicD family protein codes for MLEILKEYKRVCEKHHLRYFFAFGTCLGAVRHKGFIPCDDDIDVIMPYGDYLRLQALAPTEFPKNYFLQTFGSEPECGLCDAKLRRSDTTLIAGSLANKNVHHGIYIDIYPYYNLSDGKFSKIAQYFNAMLWMLLTVGRVPQNHGGIMAKCSNLMLRIIPNSRKPSVRKKVFEAMTKYENQKTENVFFAIGNIKVMRELYKREWFSDIAQLQFEDEIFAVPIGYKEYMSNRYGQSYMQLPPETERGVKLNDIVAWSSDIPYKDYEEATRLKG; via the coding sequence ATGCTGGAAATTCTGAAAGAGTATAAGCGCGTATGCGAGAAACATCATCTACGTTATTTTTTTGCGTTTGGAACTTGCCTTGGAGCGGTACGTCATAAGGGATTTATTCCGTGTGATGATGACATTGATGTGATAATGCCATATGGTGATTACTTGAGACTGCAGGCTCTTGCACCAACGGAATTTCCGAAGAATTATTTCCTTCAGACCTTCGGAAGTGAACCAGAATGCGGCCTGTGTGATGCAAAGTTACGGAGGAGTGACACAACATTAATTGCTGGCTCATTAGCGAATAAAAATGTACACCATGGAATATATATAGACATTTATCCGTATTATAACCTATCGGATGGTAAATTTAGCAAAATAGCACAGTATTTCAATGCAATGCTGTGGATGCTTCTGACAGTAGGTCGGGTACCACAAAATCACGGTGGTATAATGGCGAAGTGCTCAAACTTAATGCTCAGAATAATTCCTAATTCAAGGAAACCGTCGGTGCGCAAAAAAGTATTTGAGGCAATGACGAAATATGAAAATCAAAAAACGGAGAACGTTTTTTTTGCTATAGGGAACATTAAGGTCATGAGAGAGCTGTATAAAAGGGAATGGTTTAGCGATATTGCACAATTACAATTTGAAGATGAAATATTTGCTGTGCCTATCGGTTACAAAGAATATATGAGTAATCGATATGGGCAGAGTTATATGCAATTGCCACCAGAAACAGAACGCGGTGTTAAGTTAAATGACATCGTCGCTTGGAGTTCGGACATTCCCTATAAAGACTACGAAGAGGCGACAAGGCTAAAAGGATAA
- a CDS encoding LicD family protein produces MKKLTLDEMKAVELDVLCKIHEICISQGINYSLAYGTLLGAIRHKGFIPWDDDIDLLMPRDDYEKFMEYCASHETPFYVISHRTDPTWPFLYTRVCDPNTVIPDEPIWKWRGKMGLFVDIIAVDGLGNTFKQATCNLYGSVFKLSIANASNWSHFFKTRTRFKWYYDPIRFCFYVMGKFIKPNRLLNSVEIRRRKCSISSVKYSGEVGGAFAYGKKEIMESSIFTEFTDVEFEGKTFKAFKEYDKFLTHVYGDYMTPPPKEQQIGHHYLTAYGRE; encoded by the coding sequence ATGAAAAAACTAACCTTGGATGAAATGAAAGCAGTAGAGCTGGATGTACTTTGTAAAATTCATGAAATATGCATAAGCCAGGGCATAAACTATTCTCTTGCATATGGCACATTATTAGGAGCTATTCGTCATAAGGGATTTATTCCGTGGGATGATGACATTGATCTACTAATGCCAAGAGATGATTACGAGAAATTCATGGAATACTGTGCAAGCCATGAAACCCCATTTTATGTGATTTCTCATAGAACGGATCCTACATGGCCATTTTTGTATACTCGCGTGTGTGATCCAAATACAGTGATTCCAGATGAGCCTATTTGGAAGTGGCGCGGGAAGATGGGTCTTTTCGTAGATATAATTGCGGTTGATGGTTTAGGGAATACATTTAAGCAGGCAACATGCAATCTATATGGCTCTGTTTTCAAGCTGAGTATAGCTAATGCCTCGAATTGGTCTCACTTTTTCAAAACAAGAACTCGGTTCAAGTGGTATTATGATCCAATTCGTTTTTGCTTTTATGTAATGGGTAAATTTATAAAACCAAATAGACTACTTAACTCAGTAGAAATCCGTCGACGGAAATGTTCAATATCTTCCGTGAAGTATTCTGGTGAAGTCGGTGGTGCATTTGCGTATGGCAAGAAAGAAATCATGGAAAGTTCCATATTTACTGAGTTCACTGATGTGGAGTTTGAAGGGAAAACATTTAAGGCGTTTAAAGAGTACGATAAGTTCTTGACCCATGTATATGGGGACTATATGACGCCTCCACCGAAGGAGCAACAGATTGGTCATCATTACCTCACAGCATACGGGAGGGAATAA
- a CDS encoding NAD-dependent epimerase/dehydratase family protein, producing MNILVTGSKGMVGTALVNNLKNIRDGKNKTRSKIKIEEIYEYDINSTAEELVTYCQKADFVFNLAGVNRPENPDDFMKGNFGFASDLLNNLKKYKNKATIMLSSSIQATCIGRYDNEYGRSKKAGEELFFDYAKETGAKVAVYRFPNLMGHSKPRYNSAVSTFCWAVANDEEFTVNDRNTELELLYIDDLVEGMFDLLEGKEVHCEFEGVETVLQEGGRYCCVPVTHKVTLGEIVDLLQQFKEQPTTLMMPKMPEGSFAKKLYSLYLTYLPTEKFKYALKMNADDRGSFTELIHTADCGQVSINISRPGITKGQHWHNSKWELFIVVAGHGLIQERNINTGELVEFEVSSDKIEAVHMIPGWTHNIINLSETENLVTVMTCNEVFNPERPDTFYDVV from the coding sequence ATGAATATCTTAGTAACAGGATCCAAGGGCATGGTGGGAACCGCCCTTGTAAACAATCTCAAAAATATCAGAGACGGTAAAAACAAGACACGTTCCAAAATCAAAATTGAGGAAATCTATGAGTATGATATCAATTCCACCGCTGAGGAACTTGTTACATATTGTCAGAAAGCTGATTTTGTCTTTAATCTGGCAGGTGTAAATCGCCCAGAGAATCCGGACGATTTTATGAAAGGAAACTTTGGCTTTGCATCCGATCTGCTCAATAACCTGAAAAAGTATAAGAACAAGGCAACGATCATGTTATCTTCCTCTATTCAGGCAACTTGTATCGGTCGTTATGATAATGAATACGGAAGAAGTAAGAAAGCAGGAGAAGAGCTATTCTTCGATTACGCTAAGGAAACTGGTGCAAAGGTAGCAGTCTATCGTTTTCCAAACTTAATGGGACATTCCAAACCTAGGTATAATTCTGCAGTGTCAACTTTTTGTTGGGCAGTGGCCAATGATGAGGAGTTTACGGTCAACGACAGAAACACTGAATTGGAACTGCTTTATATTGATGATCTTGTTGAGGGGATGTTTGACCTTCTGGAAGGTAAAGAAGTCCATTGTGAGTTTGAGGGTGTGGAGACTGTTTTGCAGGAAGGTGGAAGATACTGTTGTGTTCCTGTAACACATAAGGTAACGCTTGGAGAAATTGTGGACTTGCTGCAACAGTTTAAAGAGCAACCTACCACACTTATGATGCCAAAGATGCCAGAAGGCTCCTTTGCAAAGAAACTCTACAGTCTTTATCTCACGTATCTGCCAACTGAGAAGTTCAAATATGCTTTGAAGATGAATGCAGATGACCGTGGTTCTTTCACTGAGCTTATCCATACAGCGGATTGCGGACAAGTATCTATTAACATCAGCCGTCCTGGAATTACCAAAGGCCAGCACTGGCACAACAGTAAATGGGAATTGTTTATTGTGGTGGCAGGGCACGGGCTGATTCAGGAACGTAATATTAATACTGGAGAACTGGTGGAATTTGAAGTAAGTAGCGACAAAATTGAAGCGGTTCATATGATTCCTGGTTGGACACATAATATTATCAATCTCAGTGAGACAGAAAATCTTGTAACGGTGATGACTTGCAATGAGGTATTTAACCCTGAAAGACCGGATACATTCTACGATGTAGTTTAG